AATTACCAATGGCCATCATAGATACAAATGGTAAAATACTCGCAGGGGTTGGATGGCAGGATATTTGTACCAATTTCCATAGAGTTAATCCTGAAACTAGCAAGTTCTGTGAAGAAAGTGATGTTCAACTTACTGTGGGAGTACCTGCTGGAGAATTCAAGCTTTACAAATGTAAAAACAATATGTGGGACCTTGCAACACCTATAATTGTAGGTGGTAAACATCTTGGTAATCTTTTTTCAGGTCAATTCTTCTTTGATGATGAAGAAATAGACTACGAAGTATTCCGAAAACAAGCCGAAAAATATGATTTTAACGAATCAGAATATATTTCTGCTCTTGAAAAAGTTCCAAAGGTCAATAGAAACTCTGTAAATGAAGGAATGAATTTTTTTGTAAAAATTGCAGATATGATCTCCCGTATGAGTTATAATAATATAATGTTAGCAAGATCTATAACTGAACGTGATAATTTATTAGAGAATGAACAGCAATTAACTGAGGAGCTTCGAACTTCCAATGAAGAATTACAATCCATAACATTAGAATTAAAAAATACTAATGCAGAGCTCTTCAACAAACAGGCCAAACTACACAGTTTAAATCAGGATTTGATTATTAACCAAGAAAAATTTTTCAAGGCATTTCATTCCAATCCCGCTGCAATGACACTGAGCAATGAACATGGAATATTAGTTGATATCAATGAAAGTTATTCTAAATTGACTGGATATAGTATGGAAGAACTGATTGGGCATACCTCTGCTGAGTTAGGAATAATGGACGGTGTGAAGCTTAATAAACATATAATAGAATCTCAAACATTAGGTTCTATAAACGATGTAGAACTGGATGTTCGTACTAAATCTGGTGAAAAACGTATCATCACCCATAGTAGGGAGATAATTGAACTTAACAATTCAATTAATTTCATAACTTTTAGTTATGATATAACAGAGCGTAAAAAAGTTGAAAATGCATTGCGCGATAGTGAGGAAAGGTTCCGTAATCTTGCAGAAAATATTCCAAACCTAGCATGGATGGCAGATGCTGAAGGGTATATATTCTGGTATAATAAGCAGTGGTATGACTTCACTGGTACAGATTTTGATGAAATGAAGGGATGGGGTTGGCAGAATGTGCATCACCCCGACTATTTAGAATCTGTGACAGAAGAATGGTCAGAAAGCCTTAAAAAAGGACTACCCTACGATAATGTATTTCCATTAAAAAATAAGCATGGAGAATATCGATGGTTCTTAACTCGTGTTACACCCATCAGGGATAAAAATGGTAAAATCCAACGCTGGTTTGGAACTAATACAGATATTACGGAACGTAAGGAAACTGAGGACGTACTTAAAGAAACCTTGAAAAAAATTAACCAGCTTAACAGGACACTTATAGCCCTCAGAGATAGTAGTTATGCAATGATGCATGCAAAGGATGAAGAAAGTTATTTGAATGAAGTATGCAGATTCATAATTGAAGACTGTGGTCATTCTATGGTATGGATTGGATTTATCAATGAAGAAACCAAGAGTGTACAACCACTAACATACGCAGGTTTTGAAGAAGATTATCTTGAAACACTGAACATTGTACTGGACGATAATGAACGTGGAAATGGTCCAACAGGTCTTGCTATAAAAACTGGTAAACCATACATCTGTGAAAATATCCATACAGAACCCGAATTCAAACCATGGCGTGAAGAAGCCAGTAAAAGGGGTTATGCATCTTCAATAGTTCTCCCACTCGTAAACAATAAAAATGTGTTTGGTGCATTAAATATTTATTCAAAGGAAACTGATCCTTTTTCAGAAGAAGAAAAGGATTTACTACAGGAATTGGCTAATGATATATCTTATGGTATAACTTTTCTTAGATTACGGAATGAACATTCCAAGGCAGAAAAGGCATTACGGGAAACTCTGATTGAGGTTGAGCGTTCAAATGCTGAACTAGAACAATTTGCTTATGTTACATCCCATGATTTAAGAGAACCGCTACGTATGATCACAAGCTTTTTACAGCTTTTAGAGAGGCGATACAGCGACCAGTTGGATGAAGATGCCAATGATTTTATAGGATATGCTGTGGATGGTGCCAAACGATTAGATGCAATGATAAACGATATTCTAATATATTCCAGGGTCTCTAAAAAGGAAAGAAATTTCACCAATGTGGACCTAAATAAGATTCTTGATCAAACCTATTTGAACTTGAAAACATCTATAGAAGAATCAAATGCAAAAATTACACATGATCCAATGCCCAACATCATTATAGATGGAAAATTAATGGTTCAACTTTTCCAAAACCTGATTGGCAACGCAATTAAATACCGCAGTCAAAAATCACCTATAATCCATATATCTGCTCAAAAAGAGAATATTCAATGGTTATTCAGTGTAAGAGATAATGGGATAGGAATTTCCAATGAACATTTACAAAAGATATTTACAATATTCCAGAGACTACACACCAAAGATGAATTCGAAGGAACAGGAATAGGACTATCAATTGTCCAGAAAATTATACATCAACACGGTGGAGAAATATGGGCAGAGTCTGAACCAGGAAATGGTTCAATATTCTATTTCACCATTCCTGTGACATCAGAAACCTAATATTATAGATATTTTATTATTAAACAGTAAATAAATACTATTTTTTTAATTGCATTAAATAAACTATCTAATTGGAATACTGTTTATTTGAAATTATCTACTCCAATTCAGAGTTGTTTAAAATATTTGTTAAAGCCAGTATTACCACAAATATCATTGTAAAGACAGTTATTAAAGCCATATCCAGAGTGATATCATTGTATTGATAAAAAATTGACAGTATTGTACCCAAAGCTGTTATACCATACACAACAGCCGCTTCACTCCAAAAAGGTTTATTATTAATTTTATATTCTTTTTCAGGTTTTATTATATCATATTTAGAAATATATACCGCAAATATCTGGAAGAAAATAAATACAACCATAAACCATCCAAAAAAGTTGGATATTGGAACACCAAAGTAAGCTCCTGGAGTCTGCCAGATCCAAATACCCTGTAATGTTGAGGATATAGGATCAATTGTTAAATCCCACATTACCATTATGAAGGATGCTATAAATGGAACTATAAATATCTGTTTACCTTCTAGTTTTTTGCTGTATTGACCAGTTAATACATGTGCCAGCATCCATGATAAGTAACCCATTGAAAAATATCCAAATATGATTATAAGCGGAACTGTTAACATACCTAAAGTGGGCGAATAATGATAAAAACCAAAAGGAAAACCTGTAAGTATGCTCAAATTTTCAAAAAAGAAACTTACTAATAGGGTGATAATAAAAAAGATTGCAACATTCTTTTGGTTGTATCTTTCAATTCCATTGAAAACAGCTATAATAAAAAGAAGAGCTGTCACAACAAAAGTGTCTATTGCAAGCAGATTTGGATTTTTATATGTGAAGATCAAAAGAACATTAAAAATAAAAAATACAGTGATCAAGGACCATCTAATCTTGTTAAATTTTTTCTTATCATTTTGAATAATCTCATTTTTCATTTACTCCACTCCATAAATGAAATTTTGTACAAATAAACTTGATAATAAATTTTTAGGAATTATTAAACTTAAATTTTACGATAATTTTATTAACAATTATATTCTTGATATAACCTTTTTAAATAGCATTTATCGATTAAATATCGATTAGATTTATAAAATAGTTAAAATATCAATTTTTTTTGTTGATAATCATTTTTTAATTGAATTTTTTCATAATTGTGAATTAACCAGATGATTTGTAAAAGAATGAGTACATCTAATTTGAGTGTGTATTGTTTTAAATCGTGTTATTTAGTAAAAATACCAACGGAGTAGGTTTATCCACAATACAATATATCAATAAGCTCTTTGTAAGTCTTAAATTAATAAAATAGCCGTATGACTGTCTTTTTTGGAAAATTAAACCAAAGCATTTATTAGTGATCCCAATTAATCCATTTGTAGGTTTGATAAGATCAAATAAATAATCTTGTTTGATTTTTTCAAACAGGGAGGCGGTATAATTAATAGAAAATTGTTATTGTCAGTGCTAATATTTTTCAGTCTAGCACTGGTTTTGAATGTTAGTGCAAGTAGTGCAGCATCGGTAAATCAAACAAATATGAGTACTAATGCAATATCATCAGATAATCTAAGTGATAACATTAGTTCATCTAATTACGCAGCCGATAAAGCTAAATCTACTTTTAATACTAGTGTCAAAATTGCAACAACAAATGCAACAAAAGAGCTAAAGATTAACAGCACAATGGCCGCAGGAGCACCTGTATTAGTCAATGGTTTAACACTGGCGCAGTTAAAAGATGGAGTTTCCAGAGTTCAAT
This sequence is a window from Methanobacterium sp. SMA-27. Protein-coding genes within it:
- a CDS encoding PAS domain S-box protein, whose protein sequence is MQDKKILLIVGNDDKDTADTEHKLKSMNYVPHVIGGVDEALRTALDIMPNIILIDTSCNIDEKKLDLIKNLNIPIIFLLNKINESLILQESYEELFGVLDKPFSISDLENAINVGVYKHEMDSMLKKIDVSYVNMLENLQDAYFQVNSEGKIILTSPSSASLFGYDSPREMQGHLAISLIKNQEDKDLVLEKFYKKDKITNYKFEALRKDFSSFWVSLTTFYQYDDHGNIKAIEAFVRDITEQMTAEFEQKTIVEFMQIMNNSTNVLDLVDSTINFIKQQSGFEAVAVRLKEGCDYPYYQTQGFSNEFVKMENLLCDYNEKGNPHCDAVGNPILECMCGNVICRRFDPLKPFFTDNGSFWTNSTTDLLSSTTEEDRQARTRNRCNGEGYESVALIPLISGDETIGLLQLNDNRKNLFSLEIMMVWERLAGYLAVSLAKFQAEELKQNLLENEQKLTEELRISNKELKEQEMEMSMLYNTLKKSEKSVRVKLNTILYPEGNIEELDLEDILDVQVIQSLLDEYYKIFKLPMAIIDTNGKILAGVGWQDICTNFHRVNPETSKFCEESDVQLTVGVPAGEFKLYKCKNNMWDLATPIIVGGKHLGNLFSGQFFFDDEEIDYEVFRKQAEKYDFNESEYISALEKVPKVNRNSVNEGMNFFVKIADMISRMSYNNIMLARSITERDNLLENEQQLTEELRTSNEELQSITLELKNTNAELFNKQAKLHSLNQDLIINQEKFFKAFHSNPAAMTLSNEHGILVDINESYSKLTGYSMEELIGHTSAELGIMDGVKLNKHIIESQTLGSINDVELDVRTKSGEKRIITHSREIIELNNSINFITFSYDITERKKVENALRDSEERFRNLAENIPNLAWMADAEGYIFWYNKQWYDFTGTDFDEMKGWGWQNVHHPDYLESVTEEWSESLKKGLPYDNVFPLKNKHGEYRWFLTRVTPIRDKNGKIQRWFGTNTDITERKETEDVLKETLKKINQLNRTLIALRDSSYAMMHAKDEESYLNEVCRFIIEDCGHSMVWIGFINEETKSVQPLTYAGFEEDYLETLNIVLDDNERGNGPTGLAIKTGKPYICENIHTEPEFKPWREEASKRGYASSIVLPLVNNKNVFGALNIYSKETDPFSEEEKDLLQELANDISYGITFLRLRNEHSKAEKALRETLIEVERSNAELEQFAYVTSHDLREPLRMITSFLQLLERRYSDQLDEDANDFIGYAVDGAKRLDAMINDILIYSRVSKKERNFTNVDLNKILDQTYLNLKTSIEESNAKITHDPMPNIIIDGKLMVQLFQNLIGNAIKYRSQKSPIIHISAQKENIQWLFSVRDNGIGISNEHLQKIFTIFQRLHTKDEFEGTGIGLSIVQKIIHQHGGEIWAESEPGNGSIFYFTIPVTSET
- a CDS encoding carotenoid biosynthesis protein, whose translation is MKNEIIQNDKKKFNKIRWSLITVFFIFNVLLIFTYKNPNLLAIDTFVVTALLFIIAVFNGIERYNQKNVAIFFIITLLVSFFFENLSILTGFPFGFYHYSPTLGMLTVPLIIIFGYFSMGYLSWMLAHVLTGQYSKKLEGKQIFIVPFIASFIMVMWDLTIDPISSTLQGIWIWQTPGAYFGVPISNFFGWFMVVFIFFQIFAVYISKYDIIKPEKEYKINNKPFWSEAAVVYGITALGTILSIFYQYNDITLDMALITVFTMIFVVILALTNILNNSELE